A genomic stretch from Hermetia illucens chromosome 7, iHerIll2.2.curated.20191125, whole genome shotgun sequence includes:
- the LOC119660829 gene encoding uncharacterized protein LOC119660829 isoform X2 encodes MNYGRKTPSTYRSNPSVYSHGRSSTNLHSVKSRSVRSVRIPWYQKPIMKNNEYIDIQKGALLTGFFSLFVALFTIATSIFDVYCLAMAAPGSTHYGYYIISYEFVYVGNVHVRNALIIFALFSLIGGLAILFTSILLIVALRKEYERKIQPWLWSFAVFTLFRAMAFLFFAVVNDLIFVYNILMVLCWIAIIAASVYGWLIVYSLYLELADLTKLEDLAHLRMGTMASLNASTTHSLAGSRPTTPHSTVSTMPVS; translated from the exons ATGAATTACGGCCGCAAAACACCCTCAACATATCGTTCAAATCCTTCTGTTTACTCCCATGGAAG ATCCTCAACAAATCTACACTCGGTGAAGTCGCGATCGGTACGGTCTGTTCGCATTCCTTGGTACCAGAAGCCAATCATGAAAAACAATGAATACATCGACATTCAAAAAGGAGCTCTCCTGACGGGATTTTTCTCACTG TTTGTCGCTCTGTTTACAATAGCAACGTCTATTTTCGATGTTTATTGCCTTGCCATGGCGGCACCGGGTTCCACGCACTATGGTTACTACATCATTTCTTACGAATTCGTGTACGTGGGGAACGTCCACG TTCGCAATGCTCTAATTATCTTCGCCTTGTTCTCGTTGATTGGCGGCCTCGCTATCCTTTTCACCAGCATTCTGCTCATCGTGGCGCTACGCAAG GAGTACGAGCGTAAAATTCAACCATGGCTCTGGTCATTTGCGGTCTTCACACTTTTCCGGGCAATGGCTTTTCTATTCTTTGCCGTGGTCAATGATTTAATATTCGTTTATAATATTCTAATGGTATTATGCTGGATTGCGATAATTGCTGCGTCAGTTTATGGATGGCTCATTGTTTATTCACTGTACCTGGAATTGGCCGATCTGACTAAACTTGAAGATTTGGCACATTTAAGG ATGGGAACCATGGCATCACTGAACGCATCAACAACACATTCACTTGCTGGTTCACGACCAACAACGCCGCATAGTACGGTATCAACAATGCCAGTAAGCTAA
- the LOC119660907 gene encoding AP-1 complex subunit mu-1: protein MSSSAIYILDVKGKVLISRNYRGDIDMSVIDKFMPLLMEKEEEGLITPILQTAECTFAYIKTNNLYIVSTTRKNANIALVFVFLHKIVQVFVEYFKELEEESIRDNFVVIYELLDELIDFGYPQTTDSKILQEYITQEGHKLEIQVRIPMAVTNAVSWRSEGIKYRKNEVFLDVIESVNLLANANGNVLRSEIVGAIKMRVYLSGMPELRLGLNDKVLFESTGRGKSKSVELEDVKFHQCVRLSRFENDRTISFIPPDGEFELMSYRLNTHVKPLIWIESVIERHAHSRVEYMIKAKSQFKRRSTANNVEIVIPVPGDADSPKFKTTIGSVKYAPEQNAITWTIKSFPGGKEYLMRAHFGLPSVECEDTEGKPPIQVKFEIPYFTTSGIQVRYLKIIEKSGYQALPWVRYITQNGDYQLRTN from the exons ATGTCGTCGTCGGCAATTTATATTCTTGATGTTAAGGGAAAG GTCCTCATTTCCCGGAACTATcgaggtgatattgacatgtcGGTCATCGATAAGTTCATGCCGCTGCTCAtggagaaggaggaggaggggCTCATTACACCGATTCTGCAGACCGCCGAGTGCACCTTCGCTTACATTAAAACCAACAACCTCTACATCGTATCGACCACACGGAAAAATGCTAACATTGCTCTAGTTTTTGTGTTTCTGCACAAAATCGTTCAAGTATTCGTCGAGTACTTCAAGGAGCTCGAGGAGGAGAGCATTCGCGACAATTTCGTGGTCATCTACGAATTACTCGATGAACTAATTGATTTCGGCTATCCACAAACGACGGACAGCAAAATCTTGCAAGAGTACATAACGCAAGAGGGTCACAAGCTAGAGATCCAGGTGCGCATACCGATGGCCGTGACGAACGCGGTGTCCTGGCGATCGGAGGGTATCAAATATCGTAAAAATGAGGTTTTCTTGGATGTTATCGAATCCGTGAACTTGTTGGCCAATGCGAATGGGAATGTCCTGCGTAGCGAAATAGTGGGAGCCATTAAAATGCGCGTGTATCTGTCCGGAATGCCAGAATTGCGGTTGGGCCTGAACGACAAGGTCCTATTCGAGAGTACCGGGCGTGGTAAGTCCAAGTCGGTTGAGCTGGAGGACGTGAAATTCCATCAATGCGTGCGATTGTCTCGTTTTGAAAACGATCGTACAATTTCCTTTATTCCGCCCGACGGCGAATTTGAGCTGATGTCCTATCGTTTGAACACGCATGTTAAGCCTCTGATCTGGATTGAGTCCGTAATCGAGCGACACGCTCACAGTCGCGTTGAATACATGATCAAAGCCAAATCACAGTTCAAACGACGGAGTACAGCCAACAATGTGGAGATCGTCATCCCTGTTCCAGGCGACGCCGATTCACCAAAGTTCAAAACGACTATTGGCAGCGTGAAATATGCTCCCGAGCAAAACGCTATCACATGGACTATAAAGTCATTCCCG ggAGGAAAGGAATATCTCATGCGTGCTCACTTCGGCCTTCCAAGCGTTGAGTGTGAAGACACGGAAGGCAAACCTCCAATCCAAGTGAAATTCGAAATCCCCTACTTCACCACCTCCGGAATTCAA GTTCGTTATCTTAAAATCATTGAGAAGAGCGGCTACCAGGCCCTACCCTGGGTCCGGTATATAACACAGAACGGTGACTATCAACTGCGGACGAATTAG
- the LOC119660829 gene encoding uncharacterized protein LOC119660829 isoform X1 — translation MNYGRKTPSTYRSNPSVYSHGRSSTNLHSVKSRSVRSVRIPWYQKPIMKNNEYIDIQKGALLTGFFSLFVALFTIATSIFDVYCLAMAAPGSTHYGYYIISYEFVYVGNVHVRNALIIFALFSLIGGLAILFTSILLIVALRKVKTNQEGPYRTHKEYERKIQPWLWSFAVFTLFRAMAFLFFAVVNDLIFVYNILMVLCWIAIIAASVYGWLIVYSLYLELADLTKLEDLAHLRMGTMASLNASTTHSLAGSRPTTPHSTVSTMPVS, via the exons ATGAATTACGGCCGCAAAACACCCTCAACATATCGTTCAAATCCTTCTGTTTACTCCCATGGAAG ATCCTCAACAAATCTACACTCGGTGAAGTCGCGATCGGTACGGTCTGTTCGCATTCCTTGGTACCAGAAGCCAATCATGAAAAACAATGAATACATCGACATTCAAAAAGGAGCTCTCCTGACGGGATTTTTCTCACTG TTTGTCGCTCTGTTTACAATAGCAACGTCTATTTTCGATGTTTATTGCCTTGCCATGGCGGCACCGGGTTCCACGCACTATGGTTACTACATCATTTCTTACGAATTCGTGTACGTGGGGAACGTCCACG TTCGCAATGCTCTAATTATCTTCGCCTTGTTCTCGTTGATTGGCGGCCTCGCTATCCTTTTCACCAGCATTCTGCTCATCGTGGCGCTACGCAAG GTCAAGACTAACCAAGAAGGACCGTACAGAACTCATAAG GAGTACGAGCGTAAAATTCAACCATGGCTCTGGTCATTTGCGGTCTTCACACTTTTCCGGGCAATGGCTTTTCTATTCTTTGCCGTGGTCAATGATTTAATATTCGTTTATAATATTCTAATGGTATTATGCTGGATTGCGATAATTGCTGCGTCAGTTTATGGATGGCTCATTGTTTATTCACTGTACCTGGAATTGGCCGATCTGACTAAACTTGAAGATTTGGCACATTTAAGG ATGGGAACCATGGCATCACTGAACGCATCAACAACACATTCACTTGCTGGTTCACGACCAACAACGCCGCATAGTACGGTATCAACAATGCCAGTAAGCTAA